From Humisphaera borealis, the proteins below share one genomic window:
- a CDS encoding DUF1501 domain-containing protein: MSITRRNALKSAACGFGYMALQNLIARNASAANAVAGLGGTMSAAGSVAGAANPLAARMPHLPARAKRVIFLFMQGGVSHVDSFDYKPALFKRNGESMPFNDARTIAKTGNRNTNERVMQPLWKFNQYGQTGRWASELFPHINQHIDDLTFCHSLHTDGVAHGPATLFLHCGSTQFIRPSMGSWILYGLGTENENLPGFVSIAPSPGNGGPRNYGNAFLPPVYQGTAVGKAGAAASELTIRNLTGKLTSADQQTRFDLIRELNAQQISRTPGDAELEAVINSYELAWKMQMNAPDVLDLSRESQATQDLYGIGTKPTDTYGRQCLMARRLVESGVRYVQVTYGDASANPAWDQHSNLPKHGEHARAVDKPIAGLLADLKSRGLLEDTLVWWGGEFGRTPYAEKNGTGRDHNPNGFTQWMCGAGVKPGFSYGATDEFGHYAVENKVHMHDLHATILHALGLDHEKLTYKYAGRDFRLTDVYGHVVKDLLS; the protein is encoded by the coding sequence ATGTCGATCACCCGCCGTAACGCCCTCAAGTCCGCAGCATGTGGCTTTGGCTACATGGCGTTGCAGAACCTGATCGCCCGCAACGCCTCGGCGGCGAACGCCGTGGCCGGGCTTGGCGGCACCATGTCAGCGGCCGGGTCCGTAGCCGGTGCCGCGAACCCGCTCGCCGCTCGCATGCCGCACCTGCCGGCACGTGCCAAGCGCGTCATCTTCCTGTTCATGCAGGGCGGCGTCAGCCATGTCGATTCGTTCGACTACAAGCCGGCGCTCTTCAAGCGCAACGGCGAATCGATGCCGTTCAACGACGCCCGCACCATTGCCAAGACCGGCAACCGCAACACTAACGAACGCGTCATGCAGCCGCTCTGGAAGTTCAACCAGTACGGCCAGACCGGCCGCTGGGCGAGCGAGCTCTTCCCGCACATCAATCAGCACATCGACGACCTTACCTTCTGCCACTCGCTCCACACCGACGGTGTCGCTCACGGGCCGGCAACATTGTTCCTGCACTGCGGATCGACTCAGTTCATCCGTCCGTCGATGGGCTCGTGGATCCTCTACGGCTTGGGGACCGAGAACGAGAACCTGCCCGGCTTCGTCAGCATCGCTCCGAGCCCCGGCAACGGCGGCCCGCGCAATTACGGCAACGCGTTCCTGCCGCCGGTCTACCAGGGCACCGCCGTCGGCAAGGCCGGCGCGGCGGCGAGCGAACTGACCATCCGCAACCTGACCGGCAAGCTCACCAGCGCCGACCAGCAGACCCGGTTCGACCTCATCCGCGAGCTCAACGCGCAGCAGATTTCCCGCACGCCCGGCGACGCCGAGCTGGAAGCGGTCATCAACAGCTACGAACTGGCGTGGAAGATGCAGATGAACGCACCCGACGTGCTCGATCTGTCGCGCGAAAGCCAAGCGACCCAGGACCTCTACGGCATCGGCACCAAGCCGACCGACACCTACGGCCGTCAATGCCTGATGGCCCGCCGGCTCGTCGAGTCGGGCGTGCGGTATGTGCAGGTGACGTACGGCGACGCCTCGGCCAACCCGGCGTGGGACCAGCACAGCAACCTCCCGAAGCACGGCGAGCACGCCCGCGCGGTAGACAAGCCGATCGCCGGCCTGCTTGCGGACCTCAAGAGCCGCGGGTTGCTCGAAGATACGCTCGTCTGGTGGGGCGGCGAGTTCGGCCGAACCCCCTACGCCGAGAAAAACGGCACCGGCCGCGACCACAACCCCAACGGCTTCACCCAGTGGATGTGCGGTGCAGGCGTCAAGCCCGGCTTCAGCTACGGCGCGACCGACGAGTTCGGCCACTACGCCGTCGAGAACAAAGTCCACATGCACGACCTGCACGCGACGATCCTGCACGCGCTGGGCCTGGACCACGAGAAGCTCACGTACAAATACGCCGGCCGTGATTTCCGCCTGACGGACGTCTACGGGCACGTGGTGAAGGATTTGCTCTCGTGA
- a CDS encoding RNA polymerase sigma factor, protein MLNEAQRQQIESLYRRYGKGVGSYVLTRTGDRHLAESITARAFLIVVRRFEQCTGNLVAWLWSIVRSELARHFRDRKVHEPLAGLSSRGTTKGRNGQDGPVDPSDVDADPARRAEQADMAERTRWALEQLDEPAHSLVYMKFFLEMSSTDIAEAMGMTPGNVGVSCHRALKKLKELMEPTVAVQVFATARPSVRETPGEPSGSAAGPSLATAV, encoded by the coding sequence TTGCTGAACGAAGCCCAACGACAGCAGATCGAATCCCTCTACCGCCGCTACGGAAAAGGCGTCGGCAGTTATGTGCTGACGCGCACCGGCGACCGGCACCTGGCCGAATCGATTACCGCCCGGGCGTTTCTGATCGTCGTCCGGCGGTTTGAGCAGTGCACGGGCAACCTGGTCGCCTGGCTCTGGTCGATCGTGCGGTCGGAACTGGCGCGTCACTTTCGCGATCGCAAGGTGCATGAGCCGCTCGCCGGGCTGTCGTCGCGAGGAACGACGAAGGGTCGCAACGGGCAGGACGGTCCAGTTGACCCGTCCGACGTCGATGCCGATCCGGCCCGCCGGGCAGAGCAGGCCGACATGGCCGAGCGGACGCGATGGGCATTGGAACAGCTCGACGAGCCGGCCCATTCGCTGGTGTATATGAAGTTTTTCCTCGAAATGTCGAGCACCGACATCGCCGAGGCGATGGGAATGACGCCCGGGAACGTGGGCGTGAGTTGCCACCGGGCGCTCAAGAAGTTGAAGGAGCTGATGGAGCCGACGGTAGCTGTGCAGGTATTCGCGACGGCTCGTCCGTCCGTCCGCGAAACGCCAGGAGAGCCCAGCGGCTCCGCCGCGGGACCGTCGCTCGCGACGGCAGTGTGA